Proteins co-encoded in one Candidatus Eisenbacteria bacterium genomic window:
- the prsR gene encoding PEP-CTERM-box response regulator transcription factor, which yields MTERARILIVEDEETIRNQLRWGLSEEYEVFTAASADEARRALRDSKPSLVTLDVTLTARGTGAEDGMVLLSEIVERHPLTKVIMVTGNANRENALLAIERGAVDWYAKPIELDELRVILRRALHVQQLEAERGLPAGGARRRYHRLVGESDPMKKVFSLVQRVAGTDATVLVLGENGTGKELVAHAIHEASPRRDRPFIPINCGAIPESLMESELFGHERGAFTDAHRMREGKIELAEGGTLFLDEIGEVPVHLQVKLLRFLQERVVERIGGREQRRVDVRVVAATNRDLKHALAIGTFREDLYYRLSVVTIQVPPLRERGEDVRRLAEFFLEEFARSHKRKVRGFTQSALRSMLTHAWPGNVRELENRVQRGVILARDAYLRPEDLELDEVDAASEPSLPLQQTRDEAERGALIEALTRNAGNITRAARELDVSRPTLHDLLKKHTLDAGRFRRADASDGGEADEPDAS from the coding sequence ATGACCGAACGCGCCCGCATCCTGATCGTCGAAGACGAGGAGACGATCCGGAATCAGCTGCGCTGGGGACTCTCCGAGGAGTACGAGGTGTTCACGGCCGCGAGTGCAGACGAGGCGCGCCGCGCGCTGCGTGATTCGAAGCCGAGTCTCGTCACGCTCGACGTCACGCTCACCGCCCGCGGCACCGGCGCCGAGGATGGCATGGTGCTGCTGTCCGAGATCGTCGAGCGGCATCCCCTCACCAAGGTCATCATGGTGACCGGCAACGCCAATCGCGAGAACGCGCTGCTCGCGATCGAGCGCGGTGCCGTCGATTGGTACGCCAAGCCGATCGAGCTGGACGAGCTGCGGGTGATCCTGCGGCGCGCCCTGCACGTCCAGCAGCTCGAGGCCGAGCGCGGACTACCGGCCGGAGGCGCGCGCCGCCGCTATCACCGCCTGGTCGGCGAGTCCGACCCGATGAAGAAGGTGTTCTCGCTCGTCCAGCGGGTGGCCGGAACCGACGCGACCGTCCTGGTGCTGGGGGAGAACGGCACCGGCAAGGAACTGGTGGCGCACGCGATCCACGAGGCGAGCCCGCGGCGCGACCGTCCGTTCATCCCGATCAACTGCGGTGCGATCCCCGAGAGCCTGATGGAGAGCGAGCTGTTCGGACACGAGCGCGGCGCATTCACCGACGCGCATCGCATGCGCGAGGGCAAGATCGAGCTGGCCGAGGGTGGCACGCTGTTCCTCGACGAGATCGGGGAGGTGCCGGTTCACCTGCAGGTCAAGCTGCTGCGCTTCCTGCAGGAACGCGTGGTCGAGCGCATCGGCGGTCGCGAGCAGCGTCGCGTGGACGTGCGTGTCGTGGCGGCGACGAATCGCGACCTCAAACACGCGCTCGCGATCGGCACGTTCCGCGAGGATCTCTACTACCGGTTGAGCGTGGTCACGATCCAGGTGCCGCCGCTGCGCGAGCGGGGCGAGGACGTGCGGCGCCTGGCGGAGTTCTTCCTCGAGGAATTCGCGCGCTCCCACAAACGCAAGGTGCGAGGCTTCACGCAGTCGGCGCTGCGCTCGATGCTGACGCACGCGTGGCCGGGCAACGTGCGCGAGCTCGAGAATCGCGTGCAGCGGGGCGTGATCCTGGCGCGCGACGCCTACCTGCGTCCCGAGGATCTCGAGCTCGACGAAGTCGACGCTGCGTCCGAGCCCTCGCTGCCGCTTCAGCAGACGCGAGACGAGGCCGAGCGCGGCGCGCTGATCGAAGCCCTCACGCGCAATGCCGGCAACATCACGCGCGCGGCGCGCGAACTGGACGTGAGCCGGCCGACGCTCCACGA
- the prsK gene encoding PEP-CTERM system histidine kinase PrsK, translating into MSPLALPIQDAMVTATAVLCALIGVFATLRRGHWLQTLLFSAAFMVVAAYEAALLGVLRADTSAAARTWASSVLGISALASWLWLGLSVVLARPQPMQQLVRASAYLALALAGCVAMFFLAGTPYVVREMVGVGGNAVLVLGDLGKVYLIYLVVVLVAIVMNLEGTLRSAPASTQRRLRAVMVALVLGAVASLVVVAMGLLSDGIRVVWLSAAAAPKFLVGSVTALALARRRLSDMSVPVARPVIYFSSVSLTIAGVFLLVMAGLSKLLPALPPEWKRGAVLLLMVGFALALVVFALIPRASRGIRRFIDRNFYSNRFDYRREWERVSRTLVPSARPQDLYRQVESLASAVFETERIVIHLRDPVSGEYRCVFASTGLAPEPLEEPLRPDNPLIQRLAGVREPLVFRAIRADLDLIPAAAENRELVKAIGAELCAPLFAGDDRVGLLWLSEKRIDEDYSAEDVEFLGTMAPQLGAALRFAHLAGELAETRQFESMHRLSSYVLHDIKNQVSGLSLMLGNARRHISDPEFQRDAMRVVERTVGNLKELMTQMSAVSRPVRLRPVESPVHALFASAAQAAGMAEGTHAGITFRIECDSELCAMLDTEQMARVLTNLLVNAREALEGPGVITLEAVHSVKSTNGELLLQVHDDGRGMTDEFVRNSLFRPFSTTKSAGLGIGLAHSKSIVEAHGGTIVVRSAPGRGTTFEVRVPRVAAARVLGGEA; encoded by the coding sequence ATGAGTCCGTTGGCCCTTCCGATCCAGGATGCGATGGTCACCGCCACCGCGGTGCTGTGCGCCCTGATCGGTGTGTTTGCGACCCTGCGACGCGGACACTGGCTCCAGACCCTGCTGTTCTCGGCCGCGTTCATGGTGGTGGCCGCCTACGAGGCGGCATTGCTCGGTGTGCTGCGCGCCGACACCAGCGCCGCGGCGCGCACCTGGGCGAGTTCGGTGCTCGGCATCTCGGCGCTCGCCTCGTGGCTGTGGCTGGGGCTCAGCGTGGTGCTGGCGCGCCCGCAGCCCATGCAGCAGCTGGTGCGCGCCTCCGCCTACCTGGCGCTCGCGCTTGCCGGCTGTGTCGCGATGTTCTTCCTCGCCGGCACTCCGTACGTGGTGCGCGAGATGGTCGGCGTCGGCGGCAACGCGGTGCTGGTGCTCGGCGACCTCGGCAAGGTCTACCTGATCTACCTGGTGGTCGTGCTGGTCGCGATCGTGATGAATCTCGAGGGCACGCTGCGCTCGGCGCCCGCCAGCACCCAGCGTCGCCTGCGTGCGGTGATGGTCGCGCTGGTGCTCGGTGCGGTCGCCTCGCTGGTGGTGGTGGCGATGGGGCTGCTGAGCGACGGCATCCGCGTGGTGTGGTTGTCGGCCGCGGCGGCTCCCAAGTTCCTGGTCGGCTCGGTCACCGCGCTGGCGCTCGCGCGGCGGCGACTGTCCGACATGAGCGTGCCGGTGGCCCGACCGGTGATCTACTTCTCGTCGGTCTCGCTCACGATCGCCGGTGTCTTCCTGCTCGTGATGGCGGGGCTGTCCAAGCTGCTGCCGGCGCTGCCTCCGGAGTGGAAGCGCGGTGCGGTCCTGCTCCTGATGGTGGGTTTCGCGCTCGCGCTGGTGGTGTTTGCGCTGATCCCGCGTGCGAGCCGCGGCATCCGCCGCTTTATCGATCGGAATTTCTACTCGAATCGTTTCGACTACCGGCGCGAGTGGGAGCGGGTGAGCCGTACGCTGGTCCCGTCGGCGCGTCCTCAGGATCTTTACCGGCAGGTCGAATCGCTGGCGAGTGCCGTGTTCGAGACCGAGCGCATCGTGATCCACCTGCGGGATCCTGTCAGCGGTGAGTACCGCTGTGTTTTCGCGAGCACGGGGCTGGCTCCGGAGCCGCTCGAGGAACCGCTCCGCCCCGACAATCCGCTGATCCAGCGGCTCGCCGGCGTACGCGAACCGCTGGTGTTCCGAGCCATCCGCGCCGATCTCGATCTGATTCCCGCCGCGGCCGAGAATCGCGAGCTGGTGAAGGCGATCGGCGCCGAGCTGTGTGCACCGCTGTTCGCCGGCGACGATCGGGTCGGGTTGCTGTGGCTGTCCGAGAAGCGCATCGACGAGGACTATTCGGCTGAAGACGTCGAGTTCCTCGGCACCATGGCGCCTCAGCTCGGAGCGGCCCTGCGCTTCGCGCATCTCGCCGGCGAGCTGGCGGAGACTCGCCAGTTCGAATCCATGCACCGGTTGTCGAGCTACGTGCTGCACGACATCAAGAACCAGGTCTCGGGGCTCTCGCTGATGCTCGGCAACGCTCGCCGGCACATCAGCGATCCGGAATTTCAGCGCGACGCGATGCGGGTCGTCGAGCGCACGGTCGGCAACCTGAAGGAGCTGATGACGCAGATGTCGGCGGTGTCGCGCCCGGTACGGCTGCGACCCGTCGAGAGCCCGGTGCACGCGCTGTTTGCGAGTGCCGCCCAGGCGGCCGGAATGGCGGAGGGAACGCACGCCGGCATCACGTTCCGCATCGAGTGCGACTCCGAGCTGTGTGCGATGCTGGACACCGAACAGATGGCGCGGGTGCTCACGAATTTGCTCGTCAATGCGCGCGAAGCACTGGAGGGACCCGGTGTGATCACGCTCGAAGCCGTGCACTCCGTGAAGTCCACCAACGGCGAGCTGCTGCTTCAGGTGCACGACGACGGCCGTGGCATGACCGACGAATTCGTGCGAAATTCGCTGTTCCGTCCGTTCTCGACCACCAAGTCGGCGGGGCTCGGCATCGGACTCGCGCACAGCAAGAGCATTGTCGAAGCGCACGGCGGCACCATCGTGGTGCGCAGTGCGCCGGGACGCGGAACGACGTTCGAAGTCCGGGTCCCGCGCGTCGCGGCGGCCCGCGTGCTCGGAGGTGAGGCATGA